Below is a window of Clavibacter michiganensis subsp. tessellarius DNA.
GCCCGTGCCCGCGAGCGCCCCGAGGAGCACGAGGACCGACCCGAGCGCGCAGGTGGCGAGGCCGATGGTGAAGAGGCGATCCTCGTCGAATCGCCCGATGAGGCGACGGAAGACGAGCGTCGACGCGATCATGCAGGACGCGTTCGACGCGAACACCAGCGTGTAGAGGCCCTCGCCGAAGCCGTACTGCTCCTGGAACACGAAGGACGAGGTCGCGATGTAGGAGAAGAACCCGATGGTCGCGGTGCAGCCGGTGACGAGGTACCAGCGGAAGCGGGGGATCCGCAGCAGCTCCGCCATGCGGCCGAGGACGGCGCGGGGCGACGTGCCGCCGGCGCCGGTGCGGACGAGCGTCTCGGGCAGCAGGCGCGCGGCGGCGAGCGTGAGGGCGAGGCCGAGCGCGGCCAGCACGAGGAACGCGGCGCGCCAGGACGACAACGACAGCACGAGGCCGCCGACGAGCGGGGCGACGACCGGGCCCACCGAGTTGACGACCGCGAGCGTCGCGAAGAGGCGGCTGCGGAGGGTGCCGGTCGAGGCGTCGCCGACCATGGCGCGGGCCGAGACCGCGGCGGCGGCACCGCCCAGGCCCTGTACGACGCGGGCGAGGATCAGCGTCGTCACGTCGGGCGCGATCGCGCAGCCGATGCTGGCGAGGGTGAAGAGGGCGGTGCCGGTGAGGAGGATGCGGCGGCGGCCCGCGCCGTCGCTGATCGGCCCGATCACCAGCTGGCCGACCGCGAACGCGACGAGGAAGGCGGTCAGCGTCAGCTGCACCGAGGCCGTGGAGGCGTCGAGGTCGGTCGCGATGGCCGGCAGTCCGGGGATGTAGAGGTCGGTCGCGAACGGCGAGATGCCGACGATGAGGGCGACGGTGAGGAGCGGTCCGCGGCGTCCGGTCCACGACGTGCGCGGGTCGGGGTCGGGATCCGGGTGCCGGGCGTCGTCGCTCATCCGTCCCGACAGTAGACCGGTTGCCGGTGGGAGGGCGGGCGGCGGACGGGAGGCCGGTCCCGCTCGCGTCGGGACCCCGCCGGTGGCGGGCTCGTCGCCTCCCCGGGGCGGGCCCGCCGACCCCGACCCCGACCGTGGGCACGGGCGGACGGGCCTATCCCCTGCCGTCGAACTCGCCGTTCAGGCGGTCGCGGAGAAGGAGGAGCTGGACGCGCTGGGCGCCCGGCACCTCCCCGCCGCTCAGGACCTCGTCGAGGACGCCGGCGTAGACGCCGCCCTCCTCGACGGTGAACACGATCTGATCCCGGGAGTCGCTCATCGTCCGAGCATGGTCCTGCTCGCGGACTCCGCGCGCGTCGATCGGGGACATCCGCCGTCTCGCGTGCCTCGGGATGCGGGACGTCCCGCGCACGGCGGAGCTCGCCGCGGACCGGGCCGAGGACCGGGCGGCGTCCGTCGTCATGCGCCGCCGGGCGGGGCGCCGCTCCGCACGACCACCGCCCGCCGATGCGCCTAGCCTCGGATCGGGGCGCGCCGCACCGTCGCGCCCACCGCATCCACGAGGAAGAGGAACGCGCATGACGACCTGGCTGATCACGGGATGCTCCACCGGACTCGGACGCGCCTTCGCGGAGGAGGCGCTGTCGCGCGGAGAGGACGTCGTCGTCACGGCCCGCGACGCCGCCAACGTGCAGGACCTCGCCGACCGCTTCCCCGAGCACGCCCTCGCGCTCGACCTCGACGTGACCGACCAGGCGCAGGTGTCGCTCGCGGTCGACGAGGCGACCGCCCGCTTCGGCGGCGTCGACGTGCTCGTCAACAACGCGGGCTACGGCTACCGTGCCGCCGTCGAGGAGGGCGACGACGAGGACGTCGCGCGCCTGTTCGACACCCACTTCCACGGCAGCGTCCGCATGATCAAGGCGGTGCTGCCCGGCATGCGCGAGCGCCGCAGCGGCACCATCGTGAACCTGTCGTCGATCGGCGCCGCCCGCACGGGCGCCGGATCCGGCTACTACGGCGCCGTGAAGGCCGCGATCGAGCAGATGACCATGGCGCTGCGCACCGAGCTCGCGCCGCTCGGGATCGTCGCGACGGTGGTCGCGCCCGGATCCTTCCGGACCGACTTCTCCGGCCGCTCGCTCACGCAGTCGTCCACGGTGATCGACGACTACGCCGAGACCGCCGGCAAGCGCCGCAAGGAGAACGACTCCACCGACGGCACGCAGCCCGGCGACCCGGCCGCGGGTGCGCGCGTGCTCGTCGACGCCGTCGCCTCCGGCCGCGCTCCCTACTACCTGCTGCTCGGCGCGGACGCGGTGGAGATCGTGACGGGCGCGCTCGACGACCTGCGCGCCGACGTCGACGCGTGGGCCGCGGAGAGCCGGTCGACGGGGTACGACGCCGGCTGACCGGATCAGGCGGCGGTCGCGGTCTCCTTCTCAGGCGCGGAGGACACGACCGCCGACGTCCCCTTCGGCTCGCGCGGGGCGCCGACGCCCATCACGCGGAAGCGCTTCGACGCGAGCAGGCGGCGGCGGATCCACCAGGTGATGCGCCCCGACGGCACGAACAGCTGCGACTTGAGCGCCGCCGTGCGCTGGTGCTTCACGACGAACGGCCGCATCTCCGCCTCGAACGCGGTGAGGGCGGCCTCCATGTCGTCCGGATGCGCGGCCAGCGCGTCGCCGAGCGCCGCCCCGCCGAGGAGGCCGGAGGTCGCGCCCATGCCCGAGAAGAGAGTGAGGCACCAGGCGGCGTCGCCGATGACGACGACGCGTCCGCGGTGCCAGGACGGCAGGCGGATCTGCTCCACCGAGTCGAACAGGGTGGCGTCCGCCGCGTCGAGCTCGCGGAGCGCGTCCTCGACGACGCCGCCCGCGGACAGGCCCGCGAAGGCGCGGCGCATGGCGTCGGCGGCGGATCCCCGGAGGTCCTTCCCGGCCTTGCGCGTGCGGTAGCTCATCATCACGGTGGGCGTGGTGCCGGCGAGGGCGAAGACCCACATCGCGCGGCGCGGCTCGGAGACGATGACGCTCTCGTGCTCGGCGAACCCGGGCATCTGGCCGCGGGCCTGGAACGCGCAGACCACGGCGGGCATGGGCTTCACGGAGCGGCGCTCGGGATCCAGCACCAGCGTGCGCACGGCCGAGCGCACGCCGTCGGCGCCGACGACGAGGTCGAACGACTCGCGGTGCGTCTCCCCGGTCGCGACCGTGCGCAGGGTGACGTGCGCGGCGTCGGCGTCCTGGTCGATCGCCACGGGCTCGAGGCCGAAGCGCACCCCGATGCGGTCGCCCATGCGCGTCCACAGCGCCGCCTCGATGTCGCTGCGGAGCACGGCCTCGGGGGCGCCGGGCTGGTCGGCGAGGCCGGGGCCGGGGCGGCGCGATCCGTCGGCGTCGAGCTGGAGCGTGACGCGGTCGGGCCGGTCGCGGGATCCGATGTCGTCCCGCACCCCCAGGCGCTCGGCTGCGACGACCCCCTCGGCGAACATGCCGACCATGTAGCCGGCCATCCGCCGCGACGGCTTCCGCTCCACGATCACCGGCTCCCAACCGGCCTCCTCCAGGCGGATCGCGGCGGACATGCCCGCGACGCCTGCACCGACGATCAGGGCCCTCGGACGCTCTGCCATGTGCTCCCCCTCTTTGCCCGCCAATCTATCGACGGAGGGCCGCCCACGACGAGGGTGGGGGCGCGGGCGACGCATCGGATGCACCGGCCTGTTGCCTTCCGGCGATGAGCCGCGCTAGGGTGACGGCAAGACAAAATACGTATTACCAGTCGGGTGCGACGACGCATCCGAGCTTCGTGACGACCGGACGGGATCCGCGGCATGCTCACCATCCAGGCGGACGTGGCCATCATCGGCGGCGGCCTCGGCGGGGTCGCCGCGGCCATCGCGGTCGCCCGCAACGGCCTCACCGCGGTGCTCACGGAGCAGTACGCCTGGCTCGGCGGCCAGCTGACCTCGCAGGGCGTCCCGCCCGACGAGCACACCTGGGTAGAGCAGTTCGGCGTGACGGCGGACTACCGCCGGCTTCGGGGCGGCATCCGCTCCTACTACCGGCGCCACTACCCGCTCACGGCGGAGGCGATGCGCGACCCGCACCTCAACCCCGGCCGCGGCCTCGTCAGCCGGCTGTGCGCCGAGCCGCGCGTCGCCGCCGCCGTGATCGAGGAGATGCTGGCGCCGTTCCGGGCGGCGGGCAGCATCCGCGTCGTGACGGGCGTCGCGCCCTTCGCGGTCGACGGCGGGCCCGGGCGGATCGAGCGCGTGCTGCTGCGCGACGCCGCGTCGGGCGAGGAGCTCGCGGTCACCGGCAGCTACGTCGTCGACGCGACCGAGACGGGGGAGCTGCTGCCCCTGGCGGAGATCGACCACGTCATCGGCGCGGAGGCGCACGACGACCACGGCGAACCGAGCGCCCCCGCGGTCGCCGACCCGGGCAACGTCCAGGCGATCACGTGGTGCTTCGGGTTCGACAGCGCCGAGGGCGACCACACCATCGAGCGACCCTCCGACTACGACTACTGGCGCGAGTACGAGGTGCCGTTCTGGGGCGACCGCCTGCTGTCGTTCACGGCCCCGAACCCGCGCACGCTGCGTCCCGAGACGCGCACCATGCACGTCAACGCGATCGGCGACACGCGCACGGCCGACCAGCGCGCGCAGGGAGGCGACACCGACCTCTGGATGTTCCGCCGCATGCTCGCCACCGAGAGCCTCGTGCCGGGCGCGCTCGCGAGCGACATCGTGCTCGCCAACTGGCCGATGCTCGACTACCTCGACGGCTCGATCCTCGACTCGCCGGAGCCGGAGCGGCACCTCGCCGGCGCGCGCTCGCTCTCCCTCTCCTACTTCCACTGGCTGCAGACCGAGGCGCCGCGGCCCGACGGCGGGCGCGGCTGGCCGGGGCTGCGGCTCCGCGGCGACGTGATGGGCACCCGGGACGGCCTCGCGCAGGCGCCCTACATCCGCGAGTCGCGGCGGATCCGCGCGCTCACCACCGTGCGCGAGCAGGACGTGTCCGTCGCGGCCCGCGGCACGGGCGCCCCGGCCCGCTTCGACGACTCCGTCGGCGTCGGGATGTACCGCATCGACCTCCATCCCACGACGTCCGGCGACAACTACCTCGACGTCGAGTGCGCGCCCTTCGAGATCCCGCTGGGCGCGCTCGTTCCCCGCACGGAGACCAACCTCCTGCCCGGCGGCAAGGACATCGGCACGACTCACATCACCAACGGCGCGTACCGGCTGCATCCCGTCGAGTGGAACATCGGCGAGGCGGTCGGCGAGCTGGCCGTCCTCGCCCTCGCGCTGGACGTGAGCCCGCGCGCGATCGCGACGGATCCGGCGCTCGTCACGCGCCTTCAGGACCGCCTCGTCGCACGCGGCATCGAGACCCACTGGCCCGACGTCGTCGGGTATTGACCGGGAACCACGAGAAAGAGAAGAGACGATGAGACCAGCGAAGAAGCTGATTGCCTCGCTCGCCGTCGGAGGAGTGCTGATCGCCCTGACGGGCTGCTCCAGCGGTGGCGGATCCGACGACGGCGCGCCCGTCGACCTGAGGATGTCCGTCTGGACGTCCGACGAGAACCAGCTCGCCCTGTTCAAGACCCTGGCGGACGACTACACGGCGAGCCACCCCGAGGTGAAGTCGGTCACGTTCGAGTCGCTGCCGTTCGCGGACTACAACTCCACGCTCACCACGCAGGCGGCCGGCGGCAACGCGCCCGACCTCGCGTGGGTCGGCGACATCGCCAAGGACCTCATCGATGCGGGCGCGCTCGCGCCGCTGACGGAGGACTTCCAGGGCACGGAGGGCTACGACTACGACGACATCCTCCCGAGCGTGACGAAGACGTTCTCGAAGGACGGCGAGCTCTACGCCTACCCGTTCTCGAACTCGCCGTTCGCGCTCTACGTGAACCAGGACCTCATCGCGCAGGCGGGCCAGACGGTCGACCCGGCGAACCTGACCTGGGAGGACGTCGACCGGATCGGCAAGGCCGTCCACGACTCCACGGGCAAGGCCGGATACGTCATCCGCGACTTCGACTTCTCCGGCTGGCTGAGCCTCGCGAACCTCTGGGCCGGATGGGGCGCGCAGCCCTGGGACGCCGCGGGCACGACGTGCACGATGGACAGCCCCGAGATGGTGGAGGCGTTCCAGTTCTTCCACGACTCCGTCTACGTCAGCGGCGCGACACCCGGCCCCGGAACCACGGCCGACTTCTTCGCGGGCGACGCGGCCTTCACGACCGCGCAGGTCTCCCGCGCGAGCCTCCTCGACGGGTCGTTCGGCTCCGAGATCTACCCGCTGCCGAAGGGCCCGGCCGGCGAGTACGGCAACATCGGCCAGGCCGGCATGGCGGTGTTCCAGGGCGGCGACCACGTCGAGCAGGCGACCGACTTCCTCGCGTACATGACGAATCCCGAGAACTCCGCGAAGCTCGCGCAGTTCTTCCCGCCGCCCCGCCAGTCGCTGCTCTCCGGCGAGGAGCTCGCCAAGGTCAACACGAAGCTCTCCGCGGAGCAGCTCGACCGCGTCGTGGTCGACGAGCTCGCCGACGTCTCCGCGACGCCGCCCGTCACGAGCCCCGCCGAGATCACCTCGACCGGCAAGACCGCGCTCGACCGCATGTGGTCGCCCGACGCGGACGTCGCCGAGGTCCTCGGCGGCGTGTGCGACGCGATCCAGCCCGTCCTGACGGGCCGGTGATCCGATGACCGCGAGCTCGACGCGCACCGGCGGCGCTCGGCGCACGGGCGCGTACTGGACGGTGAGCCGCCGGGACGCCCTGGCCGGCTGGCTGTTCATCGCGCCCCAGCTGATCGGCGTCATCGCCTTCGTGCTGGTGCCCGTCGGGCTCGCGGTCTGGTTCAGCCTCAACGAGTGGAACGTCTTCACAGGGCGCATGACGTTCGTGGGCGGCGACAACTACGAGCGGGCGGCGACGGATCCGCAGATCGGCGCCGTCCTCGGATCCACCGCGATCTTCTCCGGCGGCGTGGTCGTGCTCAACCTGTCGCTGGGGCTCGCGCTCGCGGTCGTGCTCAACCGGCGGATCCCGGGCGGCGCGGTGTTCCGCACGCTCTTCTTCTCGCCCGTCGTGATCTCGGTGGTGGCGTGGACGCTCGTCTGGGGCTTCCTGCTCCAGGACAACGGCGCGATCAACGGCCTCCTCTCGCTCGTGGGCGTCGACGGCCCCAACTGGCTCCGCGAGGGGCCGACCGCGATGGCCAGCGTCATCGTGACGCAGGTGATCCGCAGCGTCGGCGTCAACATGGTGCTGTTCCTCGCCGCGCTGCAGGGCGTGCCGGGCGACCTCTACGAGGCGGCGCGGCTCGACGGTGCGAGCCCGCGGTCGATCTTCTTCCGCATCACGCTCCCGCTCATCTCGCCGACGCTGCTGCTCACCGGGATCCTCACGATCGTCGGCTCGCTGCAGGCGTTCGCGCAGATCGCGGTGCTCACCGAGGGCGGCCCCGAGCTGTCCACGACGGTGCTCGTCTACTACGTGTTCCAGCAGGCGTTCGAGTTCAGCGACATCGGCTACGGCGCGACGCTCTCGCTGATGCTGCTCGCCTTCGTCCTCATCCTCACGGTCGTGCAGTGGCAGCTGCGCAGGAAATGGGTCTTCTATGAGAACTGACGCCGTCGTGCAGCGGGAGACCCCGCTCACCCCGCGACTCGAGGCCGTCCCGCCGGCACCCGCGCGCCGACGCCGCCGGAAGGGCCGGAGTCCGGTGCTGACCACGCTCCTCATCGTCGTCCTCGTCCTGCTGGTCATCCCGTTCGCGATCCCGACCTTCTGGATGATCGCGTCGTCGTTCAAGCCGATCAACGAGATCTTCCAGAACCCGCCGACCCTGCTGCCGGACTCGCCGAGCCTCGACGGCTACGCGGAGGCGTTCCGGTTCCAGCCGTTCGCCCTGCAGTACTGGAACAGCCTCTACATCGCGGTCACGGTGACCGCGGTGACGATGGTGGTCTCGAGCCTCGCCGGGTACGCGTTCGCGCGGATCCCGTTCCCGGGCCGCAACGCCGTGTTCCTGGTCGTGCTGACCGGGCTGCTCGTGCCGACCGAGGTCACGATCATCCCGCTGTTCCAGATCTTCCGGTCGGTGGGCGCCATCGACACGCACCTGCCGCTGCTGCTCGTGCCGGCGGTCGGGGCGCCCGCGGTGCTCGGCACCTTCATCATGCGGCAGTACTTCATCGCGATGCCGGTGGAGCTGGAGGAGGCGGCCCGGCTCGACGGCCTGGGGCGCTTCGGCATCTGGCGGCGGATCTTCATGCCGCTGGCCCGCCCGGCCCTCTCGGCCGTGGCGATCCTCACCTTCCTCGGCTCGTGGAACATGTACCTCGAGCCGACCGTCTACCTCACGTCGCCGCGGCTGTTCACGCTGCCGCAGGCCCTCACGCGCTTCACCGACGTCTACGGTGGCGAGATGTGGAACGTGCAGCTGGCCGCGGCCGCCATGACCGTCGTGCCCGTGCTGGCGGTGTTCCTCGTCGCGCAGCGGCAGTTCGTGGAGGGGCTGGCGCACTCGGGCCTGAAGGGCTGATCCGCGTGCGCACCGACCTGGCCCTCGACGCGCTGCGGTCCTTCCGCTCCGCGCTCGTCGAGCCCGACGACTTCGACGCGTTCTGGCGCCGGACCCTCGACGCGGCGGCCGACGGCGCGCCGCCCGTGACCGCCACCGAGGTCGACGCCGGGCTGCCGCTGGTCCGGGTGCGCGACGTGCGGTTCCCGGGCTTCGGCGGCGAGCCCGTCGCGGCCTGGCTCGTGACGCCCGCCAGCGCGGATCCGGCGGCGCCGCTGCCTGTCGTCGTCGAGTACCCGGGCTACGGCAGCGGGCGCGGCACCCCGATCGAGCACCTCTGGGTGGCGGCCGCGGGCTGGGCGCACCTCGTGGTGGACGCGCGCGGCCAGGGCGCTGGCCGCCTCTCCCGCGTGGGCGTGACGCCGGACCCCCATGGGGCCGGGCCCGCGTACCCGGGCGTCGCCACGCGCGGCATCGAGGCGCCCGAGACCTACTACTACCGCCGGCTCATCGCCGACGCCGTGCGCGCGGTCGACGCGGTGGCCGAGCTGCCGGGCCTCGATCCCGCGCGGATCGCCGTGTTCGGCGGCAGCCAGGGCGGCGCGCTCGCGACGGCCGCGGCCGCCCTGCGCCCCGACGTGCGCGGCGCCGTCGCGCTGGTGCCGTTCCTGTCGGACGCGTTCCGCGCCAGCTCCCTCACGGACGAGGCGCCGTACGTCGAGATCGCGCGGTACCTCGCGACGCAGCGGCACCGGGTCGCCGACGTGGAGCGGACGCTGTCGTACGTCGACGGGGTGGCGTTCTCGCGGCGGGTGCGCACGCGGATCCACCGCACGGTCGGCCTGATGGATGCCATCTGCCCGCCCTCCACCGTCTTCGCGGCGCACAATGCGTCGGGCGGCGACGCGAGCATCGACGTCTGGCCGTACAACGGGCACGAGGGCGGCGGGGTGGAGGACCGGGTGCGGGCGCTCGAGGCGCTCCGGCCGGTGCTCGCGGCGCGGGGCTGACGGGACGGGCGGATGACCGGCCCGCTCACCGGGCCGGCCGCCGGATCAGCGCGACAGCCGCAGGGTCACGATCTCGAACGGGCGGAACGCGATCCGCGCGGTGCCGCCCGTCCCGTCCACGGCCGCGTCGATGCGCACCTGCTCCGCCGCGCGCTCCATCATGTCGGTCCGGGCGATGCCCGTCACCGGGAAGTCCGCGTGCACGGCCGCGTCGACCCGCCGGCCGAGCGACTCGTAGAGCCGCACGACGACGTCGCCCGAGCCGTCGTCGGCCGCCTTCACCGCCTCGACCACGACCGACGGGTCGTCGACGACGACGAGCGGCGCGACGGCGCATCCGCCTGTCAGCCGCCGCAGCGGCGTGTTCAGCGCGAGCCCTGCCTCGACGGCGTCCGAGACCTCCGCGCCAACCACGAGCGAAACGGCCAGGCGGTGCCGGCCCTGGTCGGCGTCCGGATCCGGGAACACGGGCGCGCGCAGCAGCGAGAGTCGCACGGTGGTCGCTGGCTCGCCCGCCGCCGTGCGGTCGCGCGTGATGTCGTGGCCGTAGGTGGAGTCGTTGACGACGGCCACGCCGAAGCCCGGCTCGCCCACGTGCACCCAGCGGTGCGCGACTGTCTCGAAGCGCGCCGCGTCCCACGAGGTGTTGACGTGCGTCGGCCGGTGCACGTGGCCGAACTGGATCTCCGAGGTCGCCCGGTCCGACAGCAGGTCGAGCGGGAACGCCAGCTTCAGGAGCTTCCGCCGCTCGTGCCAGTCGACGTCGAGCACGAGGTCGACAGCGGCGCGGCCGACGGGGAGCGAGATCGTCTGCTCGATCGTCGATCCGCCCGCGCGCCGCACCACGAGGAGCGCGGGGAGCGTGCTGCCGAGGGCGTCGCGGACGGTCGTCGGTCGGATCTCCTCCACGCCCACGAGGTCCTCGACGTTCCGTCGGTAGTGGTCGTCGATGTCCCAGGCGTCCCATTTGGTGGGCGTGTCCCGGTGCAGCTGCAGGAGGCCCGCCGCGGCCCCGGCGGGGACGACCTCCCGGCCCGAGGCGAGGTGCAGCACCGACTCGAGCAGGCCGCTCGCGCCGACGCGCACGCGGACGTGCCCGTTGTCGAGCACGTGCCCGCCGTCCCGCGCCTCGAGCCGCGGGATCCCCTCGGTAGCGGGCGGGGGAGCGGGCACCGCCCCGAGCGCCGGGATCCCGCGCACGGGGAACGGCGACGGGTTGGCCACCAGCTCCGCCCGCCCGCCGCCGCTCGCGGCCTGGACGGCCTCGGCGACCATCGTCCCGATCCGCTCGGCGATGCGCGCGTACCGCTCCTCGGCCTCGTGGTGCACCCAGGCGATCGAGGTGCCCGGCAGGATGTCGTGGAACTGCTGCAGGAGCACCGTCCGCCACATCTCCCGCAGCTCGTCCGTCGGGTACGCGGCGCCGGCGCGGACCATCGCGGTCGTCGCCCACAGCTCCAGCTCCCGCAGCAGGTGCTCGCTCCGCCGGTTGCCCTGCTTCGTGCGCGCCTGTGACGTGTAGGTGCCGCGGTGGAACTCGAGGTAGAGCTCGCCGGACCACGTGGGCGCGTCCGGGTACTCGGCCTCGGCCTCCTCGAAGAAGCGTCGCGGCGTCGACAGCTCCACGGTGGGGGATCCCTCGAGGCTCTGCGTGCGGCGGGCCGCGGCGATCATCTCCCGGTTCGGCCCACCGCCGCCGTCGCCGTAGCCGAACGGCACGAGCGACATGGTCGCGTCGCCCTTCTCCGCGAACTGGCGCTCGGCGCGCGCGAGATCCTCGCCGGAGAGGTCGGAGTTATAGAGGTCCACGGGCGGGAAGTGCGTGAAGACCCGGGTGCCGTCGATGCCCTCCCACCAGAAGGTGTGGTGCGGCATGGTGTTCGTCTCGTTCCACGAGATCTTCTGCGTGAGGAACCAGCGCGCGCCCGCGCCCGCGATGATCTGGGGGAGGGCCGCCGAGTAGCCGAACGAGTCGGGGAGCCACACCTCCTCGGTGTCGATCCCGAACTCGTCGAGGAAGAAGCGCTTGCCCTCGAGCAGCTGTCGCACGAGCGCCTCGCCGCCCGGCATGTTCGTGTCCGACTCCACCCACATGCCGCCGACGGGCACGAACCGACCGGCCGCCACGTGCCCGCGGACGCGCTCGAACAGGTCCGGGTGGTCGCGCTTCAGCCACGCGTACTGCTGCGCCGAGGAGGCCGCGAAGACGAAGCCCTCCTCGCGCTCGATCAGGTCGCAGACGTTCGAGAACGTGCGTGCCACCTTGCGGGCCGTCTCGCGCGCGGGCCACAGCCAGGCGGAGTCGATGTGGGCGTGGCCGACCGCGTGCAGGCGGTGGGCGCTCGCCGAGGCGGGCCGCGCGAGCACGTCCGCGAGGGCCGCCCGACCGGATCCGGCGGTGCCCGCCACGTCGTCCGGGTCCACCGCGTCCACGCAGCGGTCGAGCGCGCGCACAATCTCGGCGCGCCGCTGGCTGGAGGCGGGGAGCTGCCCGGCGAGGCCGACCAGCGCGGAGAGGTCCTGCTCCAGCTCCCACACCTGCCGGTCGAGGAGGCCGAGCTCGAGGCGGCGGAGGCGGTAGAGCGGATCCGCGGCGGGGGCGCCCTCCGCGGGCCGGCCGCCGAGCGCCGTGGGGGTGAACGACCAGTCGCCGGTGATGTTCGGGTTCGCCGCCGCCTCGATGTAGAGGTCGACCGCCCGGTCGCCCGGCGCGACCCCGGGCACGCGGTCGAGCGGGACCGCCTGGTTGAACGGCTCGACGGCCTTGACGATCGCGCCCGTCGGCGTGAAGACGAGGCCCTCCGCCTCGAAGCCCGACTGGGCGCCGGTGTAGCCGAGGTCGACGACGAGCTCGGGCTCCAGGCCGTCCACGCCGATCCACCCCTCCGGCACCTCGCCGCGCACGTGGAACCAGACGGTGCCCCACGGCCGGCCCCACCGGTCGCCGATCGCGGTGGGCGCGTACGCGGCGTCGCGCGCGTCGGCGAACGGCACGGGCTCGCCGGGCGCCTCCCACGACTCGATGGCCAGGGGCGCGGCCGCCCGGTGGATGGCCGGCCGCACGCTCTCGCTCCGGAAGCGGGCGACCCGGGCCTCGATGCGTGCGCTGTCCTGGTGCATGTGTCCTCGCTGGTCGTTCGGGTGGGATGGGGAGATGGTGTCGGGGCGGGCGGCGGATCCGGCGTCAGGACGCCATGACCACGCGATGCCCGTCGGGGAAGACCGCGACCTTCCGCCAGGCGTCGTCCGCGAGCTCCCAGCCCTCGTTGACCTGGCCGGCCGCCGGCGTGGGGATGCTGCGCGGCGCGCGGGCCACGGTCGTGTAGCCGGCCGCGCGCTCCACGCGCGTGCTGCCGAGCTCGAAGGACGTGAGCCGTCCACCGTCCTCGATGAGCGCGGACTCGTCGACCTGGTCCTCGCCGCGCTCGATGAACGGGTTCACGAGGCGCGTCTGGAGGGCGTCCGCGCCCAGCACGATCGCCCGCTGCCGGGGGAAGCGGTCGAGGCTCAGCCCGAAGAAGCCGCCTATCACGGTGAGGTTCCGCACCTCCGAGGTCGGCCCGCCGCCGCGGAGGCCGACGCCCAGGCAGTCGGCGCCCGACGTGGGGAAGAAGTTCGGGTTGATCATGAGGTGGCTCGTGCCCGCCTCGATGAGCACCTCCCAGCCGTCCCGTGACCCCTCCGACCGGAAGTTCACCGTGGTGAGTCCCGAGTTGACGGACTTCAGGTTGGCGTTGCGGATCGACCGCAGGCCCACCGTGCCGCCGATGGACTGGCAGTCGAGGAGGGTCATGTTCGTCGGCGCCAGGAGGAAGCCGCCGGCGCCGGGGTTGATCGCCTCGACGTTCGTCATCGACCCGCCGATGGACGCCTGCCCCGAGTCCTCCACGCCCCAGCCGCCGGGGGAGACGATCTTGATCTTGTTCCACGAGTTCGCGTAGGAGTACTCGTCGTCGACGCCGGAGACGAAGGTGGCGCGCTCGCGGAAGACGCCCGAGCGGCCGGTGCGCTGGATCCAGAGGTTCCGGAACTCGCAGTTCACCGCCGAGCGGATGTAGAGGCCGTGCCCGCCGGTCGCCGTGCCGGTGAGCTCCATGTCGCCGATGACGACGCCGGTCGCCTTGTTGTTGTTGGCCGGGCCCGCGGCGTCGCCGGTCTGGCCGGAGACGGTGAGGATGTCGCGGGTCGAGCCCGCGATCTGCACGACGCGCGTCTGCCGCATCCCGGCGCCCGTGATCTTCGGCCCCGGGTACCCGTACGGGGCGCCGTTCTCGGGCTGCACGGGTCGGCCGCGGTAGTCGACGGACATCCCGGTCACGCGGATCTCGCCCGCGGGCAGCGCCACCTCGCCGCCGGGCGCGGTCATCGCCTTGTCTATCGCCGCCTGCACGGCGCGC
It encodes the following:
- a CDS encoding multidrug effflux MFS transporter — its product is MSDDARHPDPDPDPRTSWTGRRGPLLTVALIVGISPFATDLYIPGLPAIATDLDASTASVQLTLTAFLVAFAVGQLVIGPISDGAGRRRILLTGTALFTLASIGCAIAPDVTTLILARVVQGLGGAAAAVSARAMVGDASTGTLRSRLFATLAVVNSVGPVVAPLVGGLVLSLSSWRAAFLVLAALGLALTLAAARLLPETLVRTGAGGTSPRAVLGRMAELLRIPRFRWYLVTGCTATIGFFSYIATSSFVFQEQYGFGEGLYTLVFASNASCMIASTLVFRRLIGRFDEDRLFTIGLATCALGSVLVLLGALAGTGPALVWPALALVTAGWGWVIPGSITLTQALGHRHPGTASALVGGLQFGLGGLATPLAGALGGTATAMGALMSGFIAVGLAAQLWASRTRAGG
- a CDS encoding oxidoreductase, which codes for MTTWLITGCSTGLGRAFAEEALSRGEDVVVTARDAANVQDLADRFPEHALALDLDVTDQAQVSLAVDEATARFGGVDVLVNNAGYGYRAAVEEGDDEDVARLFDTHFHGSVRMIKAVLPGMRERRSGTIVNLSSIGAARTGAGSGYYGAVKAAIEQMTMALRTELAPLGIVATVVAPGSFRTDFSGRSLTQSSTVIDDYAETAGKRRKENDSTDGTQPGDPAAGARVLVDAVASGRAPYYLLLGADAVEIVTGALDDLRADVDAWAAESRSTGYDAG
- a CDS encoding FAD-dependent monooxygenase; translation: MAERPRALIVGAGVAGMSAAIRLEEAGWEPVIVERKPSRRMAGYMVGMFAEGVVAAERLGVRDDIGSRDRPDRVTLQLDADGSRRPGPGLADQPGAPEAVLRSDIEAALWTRMGDRIGVRFGLEPVAIDQDADAAHVTLRTVATGETHRESFDLVVGADGVRSAVRTLVLDPERRSVKPMPAVVCAFQARGQMPGFAEHESVIVSEPRRAMWVFALAGTTPTVMMSYRTRKAGKDLRGSAADAMRRAFAGLSAGGVVEDALRELDAADATLFDSVEQIRLPSWHRGRVVVIGDAAWCLTLFSGMGATSGLLGGAALGDALAAHPDDMEAALTAFEAEMRPFVVKHQRTAALKSQLFVPSGRITWWIRRRLLASKRFRVMGVGAPREPKGTSAVVSSAPEKETATAA
- a CDS encoding FAD-dependent oxidoreductase; translation: MLTIQADVAIIGGGLGGVAAAIAVARNGLTAVLTEQYAWLGGQLTSQGVPPDEHTWVEQFGVTADYRRLRGGIRSYYRRHYPLTAEAMRDPHLNPGRGLVSRLCAEPRVAAAVIEEMLAPFRAAGSIRVVTGVAPFAVDGGPGRIERVLLRDAASGEELAVTGSYVVDATETGELLPLAEIDHVIGAEAHDDHGEPSAPAVADPGNVQAITWCFGFDSAEGDHTIERPSDYDYWREYEVPFWGDRLLSFTAPNPRTLRPETRTMHVNAIGDTRTADQRAQGGDTDLWMFRRMLATESLVPGALASDIVLANWPMLDYLDGSILDSPEPERHLAGARSLSLSYFHWLQTEAPRPDGGRGWPGLRLRGDVMGTRDGLAQAPYIRESRRIRALTTVREQDVSVAARGTGAPARFDDSVGVGMYRIDLHPTTSGDNYLDVECAPFEIPLGALVPRTETNLLPGGKDIGTTHITNGAYRLHPVEWNIGEAVGELAVLALALDVSPRAIATDPALVTRLQDRLVARGIETHWPDVVGY